Below is a genomic region from Roseovarius arcticus.
GACGGCGATCAGCGCCAGCTCTTGCGCGACGCGGTCCGGGTCAGCGCCCGGCGCACCATCCAGCACCCGCGCGAGGCTGGCCTTCAGCGCCTGAGACATTTCTGCGCGGCGCGCCTCCGCGGCGGACGCCGCGGCGGTAGTCAGGCACTCAATCTCGTCCAGATGCGCTGTTAGCAGCACGGCCAGCGCAGCACCTTCCTGCGCGCGCATGGCCGCAAAATCGGCGAGGACTGCCTCAAAATCAGTCATCAGCTCGGTCTTGAGCGTGGTAGTATCGATCTCGGCCTCAGATGTCTCAAGCACGCCGCGCACCGAAAGGACGTCACCGGGCCGCGCTGGTGCCAGAGACAGGCCGCGCGCCATTGCGCGCGCCTCGACCTCGGCCATTGCGTCCAATGCAGCATCCAACTGAGCCGAGTTTACCGACAGCCGTCCGCCTGCCTCGCCCGTCTGTATCCGCAGCGCGAGCGACACGTTTCCGCGTGCCAGCGCGCCGGACAGACGCGCGCGCAATCCGGCCTCAAGTCCTGCGATCCAGTCCGGCACACGCAGGCGCAGATCCAGCCCCTTGCCGTTGACGCTGCGCAGCTCCCATGTCCACTCAATGCGATCGGCGCCGCCGCGACCGGTGGCAAATGCCGTCATCGAATTGGTGATGCTTAACGGTGTCATAGCGGCCTCTTGATCATGGATCGCGCGAATAGGACCGTCCTACGCCCTGCGGATGAACGAGGCAAGCGGCCCCCTTTGTCGACTATGACAACGGCACCGCGCGCACCCGTCGGCGGAAATTAACCACTTACCTTGGATTTTAGACAAATGCCCGCTTATCCGTGGCATACTTTAACCCTTAGGTAACCATGGGATAGAATCCGCGACGTTTCCTGAAGTAGAAATCTGCGCAGTCATGCGGATCGCCGCAGTGCAGAAAAAAGTTCTGCGATACAAGGAACGCCCGCCAACGGTCGTGAGTTTGTAATGAGTAAATTAGTATACGATGCCGCGATGCGCGGCGCAGAGGGAATGGCAGATGAACAATGACAAAATTGGCGGCGAAACGCAGCCTGAGATGCCACGCATGCCTCGACTGACCCGCAAAAACCAGAAGCCCGAAACGACGGCTGCGCTTGCTGCATTTGAGGCATACTGGAATGAAATGCGCCGCGGCGCGCAGGTACCGCGCCGGTCAGATATTGATCCGCGTGGTATTGAGCCATTATTGAGCAACGCCTTCATCGTAGAGCGGATCGCCCCCGGCCTTGCGCGGCTGCGCATCGCGGGCAGTCATCTGACCGATTTGATGGGGATGGAAGTACGCGGGATGCCGATCAGCGCGTTTCTGGAGCCATCGTCGCGCGACGCGCTGGCGCATCATTTGGTGCGTCTATTTGACGAGCCGGCAACGGTGCGGTTGTCACTATCAGCACCCGGCCGCCCCAGCGCGCCGACGCTTACGGGCACGCTGCTGCTGTTGCCGCTTCGCAGTGATCTAGGCGATATATCGCGTGCGCTGGGTTGCCTCGTCAGTGATGGATCAATTGGGCGCGGCCCGCGCCGGTTTGCGATCGAGCACGCGGTATTAACACCTCTGGGCGCTGCATCCGATGGCGGACCTGCGCCTCAGCTCATTGGGCAAACGGCGGCGCCTGTCTCTGTGCATCCCTGCCCAGTTCAGCCTCAAAGCGGTACTCTGCAAGGGTCGGAACGCCCTTATCTGCGACTGATCAAGAGCTAACCGTTTCGTCCTGCAGGCAAACGTCCGGACAATTGTTGGAGAGGGCCGCACGGGACATCGTGCGGCTCTTTTCATGTATCTCCTCCCCAATCCTGTAAGTCTATCAGTGCTCACATGATCAACAAGAAAGTGGCCGAGCGAATTTCGCCCGGCCACGTCCTGTTGGACTATGTTTTTTTGCCTGCACCGGTGGGAGGAGAAACCGCCGCAGGACCATTTTGCAAATCGCTCGTGATGGGAGGAGGTATCACTTCCGATCTGTTCGTTCCTTGAGTAAACGTGCATTGCTGCGTTGCGGCAAGGGGAAATGCTGCAATTGCATATGCTCCAACTCGGGCGCTGAATATTTGGGATGCTTGCTCCCGCGCCGCTTAAAAAATAAGCACTATTTGCGGGGGCCTACCGCTTATCCCAATATCAATAAAGGGGCGCACAGATTACCTGCACGCCCCCCTAAGTCGAAATTTGATGCGGATCAGGCCGCTTCGGCGCTGCGCTCTTGCCTTAGGGCCGAAAGCTCTTCGGCGACGAGAAACGCAAGTTCCAACGATTGCGACGCATTCAAGCGCGGATCGCAGGCAGTGTGATAGCGATCGCTCAGATTTTCGTCGGTCACGTCCGCGGTGCCACCGATGCACTCGGTCACGTCTTGGCCCGTCATCTCGAAATGGACGCCGCCGGGGATTGTTCCCTCGGCTTTGTGCACGGCGAAAAACTCGCGCACCTCGCGCAAAACCGCATCGAAGGGGCGCGTTTTATACCCGGACGCTGATTTGATCGTGTTGCCATGCATGGGGTCGCAGACCCACACCACTTTCGCGCCCTCTTGGCGAACGCATTCGATCAGCCGCGGCAGATGCTCGGCCACCTTGCCGGCGCCGAAACGCGCGATCAAAGTCAGGCGGCCAGCCTCGTTTTTCGGGTTCAGCTTGGCCATCAGCGCCTTGAGATCATCTGCCGTCATTGTCGGGCCGCATTTCAGGCCGATCGGGTTCAGCACGCCGCTGGCAAACTCGACATGCGCACCGTCCGGCTGGCGGGTGCGATCCCCGATCCAGATCATGTGGCCAGACCCAGCGAGCCAATTGCCGGACGTGGTATCAAGCCGCGTCAGCGCCTCTTCATACTCTAGCAGCAGCGATTCGTGGCTGGTGTAGAAATCGACTGTTTGCAGCGTTTCGGTGCTGGTACTGTCGATACCAGCGGCGCGCATAAAATCGAGCGCATCGCTGATACGGCTGGCCATCTCGCGATAGCGTGCGGCCTTTTCACCATCGGTAAAGCCAAGCGTCCAGCTATGAACCTTGTTCATGTCGGCATAGCCGCCCTTGGAAAAGGCGCGCAGCAGGTTCAGCGTGGCCGCCGACTGCGTATAGGCCTGCAGCATTTTGGCCGGATCCGGAATGCGGGCGGCCTCAGAGAACGGCAGCTCGTTGATGATATCGCCGCGGTAACTGGGCAATTCCACGCCATTTACAGTCTCGGTCGGGGCGCTGCGTGGCTTGGCGAACTGGCCGGCCATGCGGCCCACTTTGACCACCGGCACCTTGGCGCCAAAGGTCAGAACCATCGCCATTTGCAGCATCACCTTGAACGTATCGCGGATCGCGTCGGCGCTAAACTGGTCGAACGCCTCGGCGCAATCGCCGCCCTGAAGCAGGAACGCCTCGCCGCGCGATGCCGCGCCGAGCTGCGCCGTAAGGCGGCGGGCCTCGCCAGCGAACACCAGAGGTGGATACTGCGCAAGCCGCGCCTCGACAGCCGACAGCGCATCCGCGTCGACATAGTCGGGCATCTGAACGCGCGGTTTGGCGCGCCAATCGGATTTTTTCCATGCCATGTGATACAACTCCGCCAAGGGTAATTCTGAGACGGTTGCATAGCAAAGCCGCAAGCAGGGCGCCACACGAATAATTATGCGCCTGCACCCTATTGACGCGGTATCTATTGTCAAACTGTCTATTTTCGTGGAACACCCGTGTATCTGAAACGCCAGCGAGGGGGCCGCAGACATGCACAGCCACCAGCCCAAGAGCCATTCCAGCAAAGCCGAAACCGCGCAGGTGCCACGGCGATTTGTCTTTGTCCTTTTGGATAATTTCACGCTTCTTAGCTTCGCCGCTGCCATCGAATGTCTGCGTATTGCAAACCGGATGGCCGAACGCACGCTCTATGAGTGGAGCGTGATCGGCGATGGCGAGGTTGTCGCCTGTTCGGCCGGGTCGCGCTTTCAGCTGGATGGCCCGCTGGGCGAGCTGGGACGCGACGACACAGTGCTGATTTGCGGCGGCGTTGATATCCATCAGGCCGCGACCAAGAAGATGCTGAACTGGCTGCGCCGCGAGGCACGGCGCGGGTTAAAGATGGGCGGTCTCTGCACAGCCTCGTATCTGATGGCGCGCGCTGGTCTGCTGGATGGCAAACGTGCGACGATCCACTGGGAAAATCACGACAGCTTTGCCGAAGAGTTTCCTGAGGTCAGCCTGACAAAGTCGGTATTTACCATCGACGGCACCCGCATGACGACGGCCGGCGGCACATCTTCTATCGACCTCATGCTGAGCCTCGTCGCACAGGACCACGACGAGAAGCTGGCCAATGCCGTCGCTGATCAGCTGATCTATTCGTCGATCCGGACCGATCAGGACACGCAGCGTCTGTCTGTCCCTACCCGCATCGGCGTGCGTCATCCCAAGCTGAGCCAAGTCATCCAGATGATGGAGGGCAACATCGAAGAGCCGATTAGCCCGTCGACGCTGGCGCGCGATGCCGGCATGTCGACCCGTCAGCTTGAACGCCTCTTTCGCCGCTATCTCAGCCGCTCGCCCAAGCGATATTATATGGAGCTTCGCCTGCAAAAGGCGCGCAACCTGTTGATGCAGACCGACATGACGGTGATCAACGTGGCACTGGCCTGCGGATTTTCATCACCCTCGCATTTTTCCAAGTGCTACCGCGCGCATTATAATACGACACCCTACCGTGAGCGCGGTGCGCAATCCTCGCGGCTGTCAGTCTAGCGCACGTATTTGGCCCTCAGGGCGCCATACGATAAAGGGCGCCCTGCCCTTCGCTGAGAAACCAGATCGCGCCATCCGGCCCCTCGCGGATATCGCGCAGGCGTGCCGTCTCCGGCCCCTCCAGCCGCTGCACTTCACGAAGTGGATTGCCTGACAGTCGCGAAATAAAGCCAAATTTCAGCGACCCGACAAAGAAATCACCATTCCACTCGGGCCATAGCGCGCCTGAGTATATCATCAGCCCAGAGGGCGCGATGCTGGGGTCCCAGTAGAACTCGGGCTGTTCCATGCCCGGCTTTGACGCTCCGACACCGATCCGTGCGCCCGAATAGTGCCTGCCATATGAGATAACCGGCCAGCCATAATTCGCCCCGGCGTTAATCCGGTTCACTTCGTCGCCGCCGCGCGCGCCATGTTCGTTGACGTAGAGCTGTCCAGCCGCGTCCAGCGCCGCCCCTTGCGGATTGCGGTGACCGTAGGACCATATGGCAGGTCGCGCGCCCTCGGTGCCCTCGAACGGGTTGCCCGGCGCCGGATCACCTGCGCGCGTTAGCCGCAGGACGCTGCCATTCTCGCGCGCCAGATCCTGCGCCGCAGGGCGATCACCCCGCTCGCCGACTGTCATAAAGATCGTGCCATCCGGTGCCTCGACCAAACGCGATCCAAAATGCTGTCCACCGCGGCTACCCTCAGCAATTTGGTAGATCACGCGCCAGTCGGTCAGCGCACTTGCGCCTTTGGGCAGCAGCGCAGTGGCCAGCGCCGTGCCTGCCCCCGCGCCTTGCGACACTGCATGGGTAAAGTAGAGCTGCCGGGTCTGTGCGAAATCGCGCGGCACCAGTACGTCCAGCAGGCCGCCCTGCCCCACGACAGCCACTGGCCCGACGCCGCCGATCTGGCTGCGCTTGCCGTTCTGCAATTGCCAAAGCCGCCCGGCCTTTTCCGTGATGAGAACGCTACCATCGGGCAAAAAACCAAACGACCATGGGCCCTCCAGCCCGGTTGCCATCGTCGATACAGGGATCGGGCCATTCGGCCCTTTCAGCGTCTGCGCCGAAAGCGGGGAGGAGATCAGCAAGATGGTGATTAGAATTCGGATCATACGCTAAGATATAATCCATAATTCCACTAAGAAAAGATGAAACAGTTGCGCGCCGTCAGGCACGCTTGCCTGCGATCTGCGCGACACCCAGCACTTCCAGCACCTTTGCCTCGATCTGCGCTGCATCCATGCCCGCAACGGCATACATATCCGCAGGACTGGCCTGATCGATAAAGATATCAGGCAGCACCATTGAGCGGAATTTGAGACCGTGATCGAACACACCCTCATCGGCTAATAGCTGCGCGACGTGGCTGCCAAAGCCGCCGATCGCGCCCTCCTCGACACATATCAGCGCCTCGTGGTCCTCGGCCAGCTTTAGGATCATGTCCCTGTCCAGCGGCTTGGCAAAGCGGGCATCGGCGATGGTGGGCGTGATACCGCGCGCCGATAGTGCCTCGGCGGCCTTGCGCACCTCGCCCAGCCGCGTGCCAAAGCTGAGGATTGCGACCCGGCTGCCATCCGCAATGATCCGGCCCTTGCCGATTTCCAGCGGGACGCCGCGTTCTGGCATCGTCACGCCCTCGCCCTCGCCGCGCGGATAGCGGAATGCGATGGGCCCGCCGTCGTGCGCCGCGGCGGTCGCGACCATATGCACCAGCTCGGCCTCATCGGCGGCGGCCATGACAACGAAACCGGGCAGATTGGCCAGAAACGCCACGTCAAAGCTGCCCGCATGGGTGGCACCATCGGCGCCAACCAGTCCGGCGCGGTCGATGGCAAAACGTACAGGCAGGCGCTGGATTGCCACGTCATGCACGACCTGATCATAGCCGCGTTGCAGGAAGGTCGAATAGAGCGCGCAGAACGGCCGCAGCCCCCCTGCTGCCATGCCAGCGGCAAATGTCACGGCGTGCTGCTCGGCAATGCCGACATCAAAGGTGCGCGAGGGATACCGCTCGGCCATAAGGCCAAGGCCGGTGCCGTCCGGCATAGCGGCAGTAACCGCCACGATGCGGTCGTCGCGGCTGGCATGATCGACCAGTGCGCGGCCAAAGACTGAGGTGTAGCTGGGCGCGTTGCTGGGCGGTTTGCTCTGTTTGCCCGTCGTCACGTCAAATTTCGCGGTCGCGTGGCCGCCATCATCCGCGCCCTCGGCGGGGGCGTACCCCTTGCCCTTTTTCGTCAGCACGTGGATCAGCATCGGGCCGGTAGCGCGCTGTCGAACGGTCCGCAGGACCGGTAGCAGCTGGTCCATGTCATGCCCGTCGATGGGGCCAAGGTAGGAAAACCCCAGCTCCTCGAACAGCGTGCCGCCTACGGCCAGCCCCTTGAGCATATCCTTGGCGCGGCGGGCGCCCTCCTGAAACGGGCCGGGCAGCAGCGACACCGCCCCCTTGGCGGCGGCCTTCAACTCCTGAAAGGGTTGCTCGGCGTATAGGCGGGACAGGTACGACGACAGTGCGCCCACGGGCGGCGCAATCGACATCTCGTTATCGTTGAGGATAACAAACATCCGTTTGCCAAGGGCGCCCGCGTTGTTCAGCGCCTCAAACGCCATGCCGGCACTCATTGCGCCGTCGCCGATGATCGCGACCGCATCGCCATGCCCGGTATCGCAGGCCCCGCCCAGATCACGCGCCACGGCAAAGCCTAACGCGGCGCTGATAGAGGTGCTGGAATGGGCCGCGCCGAAAGGATCGTAGGGCGACTCGGAGCGTTTGGTAAATCCGCTGATCCCGTCTTTTTGGCGCAGTGTGCCCATGCGTCCCCGGCGGCCAGTCAGGATCTTGTGCGGATAACTTTGATGGCTGACGTCCCAGATAATCTTGTCGCGGGGCGCGTCGAATACGGCATGCAGCGCCACGGTCAACTCGACCACGCCCAGACCCGCGCCCAGATGGCCGCCTGTCTTTGAGACGGAGTTAATTGTCTCAGCCCGCAACTCATCTGCCAGACGGCTCAGTTCGGCATCGCTCAGCCGCTTCATGTCTGCGGGGCTGTCGATACGGTCAAGCAGCGGTGTTTTGGGCCCGCTCTCAGGCGTCATGGTCATGGCATGGCCCTCCTTGGGGCGTCAGGTCAGCTGTCACGCGAGATAGCGAAGCGAGCGATGGCCCGCAAGGTATCTGCGCCTGTACCATACTCAGATAGCGCCGACACTGCATCGTCAACCAACGCGGCGGCGCGGGCGCGGGCGCCGTCCAGACCCAGCAGCGAAACGAAGGTGGCCTTACCCGCTGCCGCGTCCTTGCCCACCGCCTTGCCTGCGGCGGTGGCATCGCCGGTGACATCAATGATATCATCATGGATCTGAAATGCTTGCCCCATTGCGGCAGCATAGCGGATTAATCGCTGAGGATCGGCGCCAGCCATGCGCGCGCCTGCCGCAGCGCTCCATTCAAAAAGCGCGCCGGTTTTACCTGCCTGTAGCGCTGTAATCTGCGTCAGGTCTAGCTGCGCGCCGGGCCGTTCCGCGGCCATGTCCAGCGCCTGGCCCAGCACCATGCCCTGCCCGCCAGCCGCCCTCGCAAGGCTAAGCGCCAGATCAGCGCGGACATCGCCGGCGCCAACGTTTGGATGCGCTGCCAGTTCAAACGCCAGCGATTGCAAGGCATCGCCCGCCAGCACAGCCGTCATCTCGTCCCATTTCACATGCACTGTGGGCCTGCCGCGCCGCTCGTCATCGTCGTCCATGCAGGGCAGATCATCATGCACAAGGCTGTAGGCATGCATCGCCTCAATCGCCGTGGCGGGCCAGATAGCAGCCGCCTGCGACACCCCGTTCAGACGCGCCGATTCCAGCACAAGACACGCGCGCAGACGCTTGCCGCCCGCAGCGGCATGGCGCATCGCCTCTGCCACATCGCCAGCGCCATAGGGGGTCAGAACATGCTCCAGATGCGCGCTGACTGCCTCTTGCGCCTCAATCAGCTGTGCTTCCATCCCGCTCAGAGACCCTCAACCGGCTTTAACCCGGTCGGCTCGCCGTTGTCGTCCAGCGTGATCGCGGCAACCTTCTCTTCGGCTTCTTTCAGCTTTGTCTCGCAGCGTTTCTTTAGCGCTGCGCCCCGCTCATACAGGGTGATGGATTCGTCCAGCGCGACATCGCCGCGTTCCAGCCGCCCGACCACCTGTTCCAGCTCGGCCATGGCTTGCTCGAATGTCATCTCGGCTACGGGTGTATCGCTCATTCATGGGCCTCATGATTTGGTATCTTCGGGTTCGCTTACACCATAGACGCAGCCAATCCGGGGTTCAATCGCGGCCGGGGCATTTAGGTTGACCGCGCAACGTCCCTGCGCTTGAGTGCGCGGATGAGCGCCAAACTGCCCCCCATGCCCGACCTAGACGTAATGATGCGCCTTAACGCACGCCTGACAGCCGCTCGGAGCGAAGAGCCGCGTCTGGAGCAGGCCCAACCGACCGACCTGATCCGCGATGTGACGGGCAAGCGGGCTATATTTCGCGGCCAGCTAGAGGGTCGGCGCGTGATTTTCCGCGTGCATCTCAAGCCAGAGACCGGCGCGGCGCAGCGCGAATGGGACGAGTTGAACCGTCTATGGCCCTACATGGCGACCGGTGATCTGCGCGTGCCCGAGCCGATCTGCGCCGCACCCGGCGCCGGTGTCACCGTTCAGCAGGACGCCGCCGGCACCCCCCTTTTGCAATTGCTCTACAGCCTGGACGTCGGCCAACGGGTCGCTTATCTGGCCCCCGCCGCCGCATGGCTACGCACAAGCACCGCCATGACCGAAGGCTGGCGTCTGCCGCGAGCGGATGCATGGATCAAGCGGGCCGCACGCGCCTCTGCTCAGCAGCCGTTCGCACAGCTCCGCGCGCTGGAATTGCGCATCCTCGCCCAGATGGAGCGTTTAGCGCCCCTTGTCGCGTCCGAGCCGTGGCGCGTGGCGGTCTGTCACGGTGATTACCATCCGAACAACCTGATCGCGGACGGCGCCCTCTTGACCGGCATTGATCTGGGCGGATCTCAGCGCCTGCCGTTGATGAAGGATATTGCCCGGTTCGCCATGCATATGGGCCGCCGACGCCTGCGCCTGTCGGGCAATACGGCGCTGGGCGTGGACCGGGCATGCCTAGAGGCCTTCGCCGGCGCCTTTGCCTTCACCAAGGTCGAGCGCACGGCGACGCTGCCCTTCTTTCTGGCGTTCGAGGCACTGATCCGGGTTGAGAATACGGGCCTACCACGCGCACGGATCATGCGGGCGGAAAAAACCTACGGTCAGTTACTTCAGAGTCTAGAGCAGTGTTGCGCCGATGCGACACTCTTTTGACACAGGTGAATAACCACGGACCAAGGCCGCTTGACCCAACGGAATGTTGATGCAAATATCGAAGTTGCGCGTCTGGCAAGCCTTTGCTGGTAAGGGCAATCGCAGGCCGCGACTGGCCAAAAATAACCAAAGAGTCATTCCTAGGGGACGATCATGAAAAAAATGATACTGGCGGCAACAGCCGCAACCGCGCTGGCCGCAGCACCTGCCATGGCCGGGAACTACAGCGAGCCCGTGATGGAGCCTGCAATCATCGAGGCGGAGGCTGTCAGCTCGTCAGCCAATCAGGCCGAGATGGTGGCAATTACCCTCACTGCATTAATCTTTCTGACGGCGATCATCAGCGCGAACTGACTATCACGGCCCCGCGGGTTGATCTGATAAAGCCTACTAAACGAAGAAGGGGCGCCCAGTAACGGGCGCCCCTTCTTTCCTTCATAGCCTTTGCCAGGCTCAGTGCGCCGTCGCGCCCGTTCCGTCATTGCCGGATTTTAGCGCGGCCTCAGCGGCGGCGGCCTCCTCGGCGGCTTCGTCCCATTCGATCGGTTCAGGGTCCCGGGTCAGGGCCAGCTTCAGTACTTCGCGAACGTGCGACACAGGGATAATCTTTAGCCCCTGCTTCACGTTATCGGGGATCTCGGCCAGATCCTTTTCGTTCTCCTGAGGGATCAGCACCGTCTTGATGCCGCCGCGCAATGCGGCCAGCAGCTTCTCTTTGAGGCCCCCGATCGGCAGCGCGTTACCGCGCAGCGTGACCTCGCCGGTCATGGCGATATCCTTGCGCACCGGAATGCCAGTCAGCACCGATACGATGGACGTGACCATGGCCAAGCCAGCGCTCGGCCCATCCTTAGGCGTTGCACCCTCAGGCACGTGGACGTGAATGTCCCACTTCTCCAGCCGGGGCGGTTTGATCCCGATGGCAGGCGCGACCGAGCGGACATAGCTGTTCGCCGCATCGATGGATTCCTTCATCACATCACCCAGCTTGCCAGTGGTCTTCATCCGGCCCTTGCCCGGCAGGCGCAGCGCCTCGATATTCAGCAACTCGCCGCCCACCGACGTATAGGCCAGCCCCGTGACGACACCAACCTGATCGGCATCCTCGGCCAGACCAAACTTGTGCTTGCGCACCCCAAGGAAGTCATCAAGGTTTTCAGCCGTCACCTTGATAGATGTCGCCTGTTTTTTGATGATCTGCGTCACCGCCTTACGGGCGACCTTGGCAATCTCGCGCTCTAGGTTCCGGACGCCCGCCTCGCGGGTGTAGTAGCGAATGATGTCGGTCAACGCATCATCGGTCAGCTCAAACTCGCCCTTCTTCAGACCGTGGTTCTTGATCTGTTTCTCCAGCAAATGTTGCTTGGCGATTTCGCGCTTTTCGTCCTCGGTATAGCCGGCCAGCGGGATAATCTCCATACGGTCCAGAAGCGGGCCAGGCATATTATAGCTGTTCGACGTGGTCAAAAACATCACATTGCTGAGGTCATATTCAACCTCCAGATAGTGATCGACGAACGTGCTGTTCTGCTCGGGGTCCAAGACCTCTAGCATCGCTGACGCAGGATCACCGCGGAAGTCCTGGCCCATTTTGTCGATCTCATCCAGCAAGATCAGCGGATTGGTCGTCTTGGCCTTTTTCAGCGCTTGTATGATCTTGCCCGGCATGGAGCCGATATAGGTCCGGCGGTGGCCGCGGATCTCGGACTCGTCGCGCACACCGCCAAGGCTGATGCGAATAAATTCGCGCCCTGTCGCCTTGGCCACGGATTTGCCCAGCGATGTCTTGCCCACGCCCGGAGGGCCGACGAGGCACATGATCGGCCCCTTCAGCTTTTGCGAGCGTTGCTGCACGGCCAGATATTCGACGATGCGCTCTTTGACCTTGTCGAGGCCATAGTGGTCGTCGTCCAGTACCTTTTCGGCGCGCGCCAGATCCTTCTTGACGCGGCTTTTCACGCCCCAAGGGATCGACAGCATCCATTCCAGATAGTTGCGTACGACGGTTGCCTCGGCACTCATCGGGCTCATGTTTTTCAGCTTTTTCAGTTCGGCATCCGCCTTTTCGCGGGCCTCTTTGCTCAGCTTGGTCTCACTGACGCGCTTCTCCAGCTCGGCAACTTCGCCTTCGCCGTCCTCGCCATCGCCCAATTCCTTCTGAATGGCCTTCATCTGCTCATTCAGATAATATTCGCGCTGCGTGCGCTCCATCTGGCTTTTGACGCGGGTCTTGATCTTCTTTTCGACCTGCAGCACGCTCATTTCGCCCTGCATCAGGCCATAGACCTTCTCCAGGCGCTCGCTGACGCTGAGTGTTTCAAGCAGTTCCTGCTTTTGCTCTACCTCGATGCCCAGATGTCCGGCCACCAGATCGGCGAGGCGCGCAGGCTCTCCGGCGTCTGACACGGCTGTCAGCGCCTCTTCCGGCACATTCTTTTTGACCTTAGCATAGCGCTCGAACTCACTGGAAACGCTGCGCAACAACGCCTCTATAGTGGTCGCATCGCCCGGCATTTCGGTCAGGTACTCGGCGCGGGCCTCAAAGAAATCATCGTTTTCGAGATACTCGATAATCCGCACACGCGCGACGCCCTCGACCAGCACCTTGACGGTGCCATCGGGCAATTTCAGTAGTTGCAAAACGTTCGCCAGAACACCCGCTTTGTAGATGCCCTTGGCGTCCGGATCGTCAACGCTTGGGTCGATCTGACTCGACAGCAGAATCTG
It encodes:
- a CDS encoding GlxA family transcriptional regulator; the protein is MHSHQPKSHSSKAETAQVPRRFVFVLLDNFTLLSFAAAIECLRIANRMAERTLYEWSVIGDGEVVACSAGSRFQLDGPLGELGRDDTVLICGGVDIHQAATKKMLNWLRREARRGLKMGGLCTASYLMARAGLLDGKRATIHWENHDSFAEEFPEVSLTKSVFTIDGTRMTTAGGTSSIDLMLSLVAQDHDEKLANAVADQLIYSSIRTDQDTQRLSVPTRIGVRHPKLSQVIQMMEGNIEEPISPSTLARDAGMSTRQLERLFRRYLSRSPKRYYMELRLQKARNLLMQTDMTVINVALACGFSSPSHFSKCYRAHYNTTPYRERGAQSSRLSV
- the dxs gene encoding 1-deoxy-D-xylulose-5-phosphate synthase produces the protein MTMTPESGPKTPLLDRIDSPADMKRLSDAELSRLADELRAETINSVSKTGGHLGAGLGVVELTVALHAVFDAPRDKIIWDVSHQSYPHKILTGRRGRMGTLRQKDGISGFTKRSESPYDPFGAAHSSTSISAALGFAVARDLGGACDTGHGDAVAIIGDGAMSAGMAFEALNNAGALGKRMFVILNDNEMSIAPPVGALSSYLSRLYAEQPFQELKAAAKGAVSLLPGPFQEGARRAKDMLKGLAVGGTLFEELGFSYLGPIDGHDMDQLLPVLRTVRQRATGPMLIHVLTKKGKGYAPAEGADDGGHATAKFDVTTGKQSKPPSNAPSYTSVFGRALVDHASRDDRIVAVTAAMPDGTGLGLMAERYPSRTFDVGIAEQHAVTFAAGMAAGGLRPFCALYSTFLQRGYDQVVHDVAIQRLPVRFAIDRAGLVGADGATHAGSFDVAFLANLPGFVVMAAADEAELVHMVATAAAHDGGPIAFRYPRGEGEGVTMPERGVPLEIGKGRIIADGSRVAILSFGTRLGEVRKAAEALSARGITPTIADARFAKPLDRDMILKLAEDHEALICVEEGAIGGFGSHVAQLLADEGVFDHGLKFRSMVLPDIFIDQASPADMYAVAGMDAAQIEAKVLEVLGVAQIAGKRA
- a CDS encoding class II 3-deoxy-7-phosphoheptulonate synthase, with amino-acid sequence MAWKKSDWRAKPRVQMPDYVDADALSAVEARLAQYPPLVFAGEARRLTAQLGAASRGEAFLLQGGDCAEAFDQFSADAIRDTFKVMLQMAMVLTFGAKVPVVKVGRMAGQFAKPRSAPTETVNGVELPSYRGDIINELPFSEAARIPDPAKMLQAYTQSAATLNLLRAFSKGGYADMNKVHSWTLGFTDGEKAARYREMASRISDALDFMRAAGIDSTSTETLQTVDFYTSHESLLLEYEEALTRLDTTSGNWLAGSGHMIWIGDRTRQPDGAHVEFASGVLNPIGLKCGPTMTADDLKALMAKLNPKNEAGRLTLIARFGAGKVAEHLPRLIECVRQEGAKVVWVCDPMHGNTIKSASGYKTRPFDAVLREVREFFAVHKAEGTIPGGVHFEMTGQDVTECIGGTADVTDENLSDRYHTACDPRLNASQSLELAFLVAEELSALRQERSAEAA
- a CDS encoding PQQ-dependent sugar dehydrogenase, with protein sequence MIRILITILLISSPLSAQTLKGPNGPIPVSTMATGLEGPWSFGFLPDGSVLITEKAGRLWQLQNGKRSQIGGVGPVAVVGQGGLLDVLVPRDFAQTRQLYFTHAVSQGAGAGTALATALLPKGASALTDWRVIYQIAEGSRGGQHFGSRLVEAPDGTIFMTVGERGDRPAAQDLARENGSVLRLTRAGDPAPGNPFEGTEGARPAIWSYGHRNPQGAALDAAGQLYVNEHGARGGDEVNRINAGANYGWPVISYGRHYSGARIGVGASKPGMEQPEFYWDPSIAPSGLMIYSGALWPEWNGDFFVGSLKFGFISRLSGNPLREVQRLEGPETARLRDIREGPDGAIWFLSEGQGALYRMAP
- a CDS encoding polyprenyl synthetase family protein; its protein translation is MEAQLIEAQEAVSAHLEHVLTPYGAGDVAEAMRHAAAGGKRLRACLVLESARLNGVSQAAAIWPATAIEAMHAYSLVHDDLPCMDDDDERRGRPTVHVKWDEMTAVLAGDALQSLAFELAAHPNVGAGDVRADLALSLARAAGGQGMVLGQALDMAAERPGAQLDLTQITALQAGKTGALFEWSAAAGARMAGADPQRLIRYAAAMGQAFQIHDDIIDVTGDATAAGKAVGKDAAAGKATFVSLLGLDGARARAAALVDDAVSALSEYGTGADTLRAIARFAISRDS
- a CDS encoding exodeoxyribonuclease VII small subunit: MSDTPVAEMTFEQAMAELEQVVGRLERGDVALDESITLYERGAALKKRCETKLKEAEEKVAAITLDDNGEPTGLKPVEGL
- a CDS encoding PAS domain-containing protein gives rise to the protein MNNDKIGGETQPEMPRMPRLTRKNQKPETTAALAAFEAYWNEMRRGAQVPRRSDIDPRGIEPLLSNAFIVERIAPGLARLRIAGSHLTDLMGMEVRGMPISAFLEPSSRDALAHHLVRLFDEPATVRLSLSAPGRPSAPTLTGTLLLLPLRSDLGDISRALGCLVSDGSIGRGPRRFAIEHAVLTPLGAASDGGPAPQLIGQTAAPVSVHPCPVQPQSGTLQGSERPYLRLIKS
- a CDS encoding YicC/YloC family endoribonuclease, which produces MTPLSITNSMTAFATGRGGADRIEWTWELRSVNGKGLDLRLRVPDWIAGLEAGLRARLSGALARGNVSLALRIQTGEAGGRLSVNSAQLDAALDAMAEVEARAMARGLSLAPARPGDVLSVRGVLETSEAEIDTTTLKTELMTDFEAVLADFAAMRAQEGAALAVLLTAHLDEIECLTTAAASAAEARRAEMSQALKASLARVLDGAPGADPDRVAQELALIAVKADVTEEIGRLEAHIAAARELLASAAPLGRKLDFLSQEFNREANTLCAKAQSSPLTVIGLDLKAVIDQMREQVQNVE